From one Clostridia bacterium genomic stretch:
- the abc-f gene encoding ABC-F type ribosomal protection protein — protein MSLINVSELTFAYEGSFDNIFENVSFQIDTDWKLGFTGRNGRGKTTFLKLLMGEYDYIGSISASVEFEYFPYEVTDPDADTLEAARSVCPDFELWRLKRELGMLDVDEGALYRPFSTLSKGEQTKVLLALMFLKDNRFLLIDEPTNHLDMRGREQVSRYLNSKKGFILVSHDRAFLDGCVDHVLSINRTGIEICKGDFSSWYRNKEMRDNYELERNARLRSDIKRLEAAARQSRQWADKVESEKIGNIKDREKYNECGGRAYIAEQSRRMQQRRKNLERRQNRALDEKETLLRDIEVSDALKIRQSEYRSRRLVTLDGVSVDYGGGAVCSGVSFTVEKGDRVALLGGNGSGKSSLLKLIVGQDVPHTGGVTVGGGLKISYVPQDTSGLRGDLSDYAESCGIDESLFKAILRKLDFKRVQFEKDMADFSAGQKKKVLIARSLCEDAHLHIWDEPLNYVDVISRIQIEELLLKFKPTILFVEHDKAFCEKIAAKTVEL, from the coding sequence ATGTCATTGATTAACGTCTCGGAGCTGACCTTCGCCTACGAAGGAAGCTTCGACAACATATTTGAAAACGTCAGCTTTCAGATCGACACCGACTGGAAGCTCGGCTTCACCGGCCGCAACGGCAGGGGAAAGACCACCTTCCTGAAGCTGCTGATGGGCGAATACGATTATATCGGCAGTATTTCCGCCTCCGTCGAATTCGAGTATTTCCCTTACGAAGTGACTGATCCCGACGCGGATACGCTCGAGGCGGCGCGGAGCGTCTGTCCGGACTTCGAGCTCTGGCGCCTGAAGCGCGAGCTCGGTATGCTCGACGTGGACGAAGGCGCGCTTTACCGCCCGTTTTCCACGCTGTCGAAGGGGGAGCAGACGAAGGTGCTGCTCGCGCTGATGTTCCTGAAAGATAACAGATTCCTGCTCATCGACGAGCCGACGAACCACCTCGATATGCGCGGCAGGGAACAGGTCAGCCGCTATCTGAATTCCAAAAAGGGCTTTATCCTCGTCTCGCACGACCGCGCCTTCCTCGACGGCTGCGTCGACCACGTCCTCTCGATAAACCGTACGGGGATAGAGATATGCAAGGGCGACTTTTCCTCGTGGTATCGCAACAAAGAGATGCGCGACAACTACGAGCTTGAGCGTAACGCGCGACTTCGCTCGGATATAAAGCGGCTTGAAGCGGCGGCGCGGCAGTCGCGTCAGTGGGCGGACAAGGTCGAGAGCGAAAAGATAGGCAATATAAAGGACCGCGAGAAGTATAACGAATGCGGCGGCAGGGCGTATATCGCCGAGCAGTCGCGCCGTATGCAGCAGCGCAGGAAAAACCTCGAGCGCAGGCAAAACCGCGCTTTAGATGAAAAAGAAACGCTGCTGAGGGATATCGAGGTCTCCGACGCGCTGAAGATACGCCAGAGCGAATACCGTTCGCGGCGGCTCGTGACGCTGGACGGCGTCTCCGTCGATTACGGCGGCGGAGCCGTCTGCTCCGGCGTGAGCTTCACGGTGGAGAAGGGCGACCGCGTCGCGCTGCTCGGCGGCAACGGCTCCGGCAAGTCGAGTCTGCTGAAGCTCATCGTCGGGCAGGACGTCCCGCACACGGGCGGCGTGACCGTCGGCGGCGGGCTGAAGATCTCATACGTTCCGCAGGATACGTCCGGACTGCGCGGCGACCTTTCCGACTACGCGGAAAGCTGCGGGATCGACGAGAGTCTGTTCAAGGCGATACTGCGCAAGCTCGACTTCAAGCGCGTGCAATTCGAGAAGGATATGGCGGATTTCAGCGCGGGGCAGAAAAAGAAGGTGCTCATCGCCCGCAGCTTATGCGAGGACGCGCACCTTCATATATGGGACGAGCCGCTGAACTACGTCGACGTCATCTCGCGTATACAGATCGAGGAGCTGCTGCTGAAGTTCAAGCCGACGATACTCTTCGTCGAGCACGACAAAGCGTTCTGCGAAAAGATCGCCGCGAAGACGGTGGAGCTGTGA
- a CDS encoding dephospho-CoA kinase has protein sequence MVYGLVGRSGSGKSTAAEVFAESGLFVVDCDKVAAEVLTDETVKRKLAEAFGSDVLVGGEVDKKLVAERAFADRGCLDLLNSITHPPILARLAAICAEREKTVLDAPTLFESGADKLCDAIIAVVAPEEACETRLLARDGASLKSIRRRLAMQKSEEYLRERADIVIENNGGEKEFRKRVKNVAKTL, from the coding sequence ATGGTTTACGGGCTTGTTGGCAGAAGCGGATCCGGAAAAAGCACCGCCGCCGAGGTTTTCGCGGAGAGCGGTCTTTTCGTCGTGGACTGCGACAAGGTCGCCGCGGAGGTGCTTACCGACGAAACCGTGAAGCGCAAGCTCGCGGAAGCGTTTGGGAGCGACGTGCTCGTCGGCGGCGAGGTGGACAAAAAGCTCGTCGCGGAACGCGCCTTTGCCGACCGCGGCTGCCTCGATCTGCTCAACTCGATAACCCACCCGCCGATACTCGCGCGCCTCGCCGCGATATGCGCGGAGCGCGAAAAGACGGTTCTCGACGCGCCTACGCTTTTCGAGAGCGGCGCGGATAAGCTCTGCGACGCGATAATCGCGGTCGTCGCGCCTGAGGAAGCGTGCGAAACGCGCCTGCTCGCGCGCGACGGCGCTTCGCTGAAATCGATACGCCGCCGGCTCGCGATGCAGAAGAGCGAGGAATACCTGCGCGAGAGGGCGGATATAGTCATCGAGAACAACGGCGGCGAAAAAGAGTTCAGAAAGCGGGTAAAGAATGTCGCGAAAACGCTGTAA
- a CDS encoding lytic transglycosylase domain-containing protein, giving the protein MSRKRCKIRKSAVAVFLTLLLIIAGFGVYFAGRLIEKSTYPPKYREYVEKYADENGLEPELVFAVIKTESSFRPGVVSSAGAIGLMQLMPDTARKVAAHSGGKLSEDADLYDPETNIAFGCMLLRWMYDEFGNMDTALAAYNAGWGNVRKWLRDKAYSADGMTLHTIPFKETENFVKRVNAATDKYRELYYGG; this is encoded by the coding sequence ATGTCGCGAAAACGCTGTAAGATAAGGAAGTCAGCCGTCGCCGTCTTTCTTACGCTTCTGCTGATAATCGCCGGATTCGGTGTGTACTTTGCCGGCCGGCTTATCGAAAAGTCGACCTATCCGCCGAAATACCGCGAATACGTAGAGAAATACGCGGATGAAAACGGCCTCGAGCCCGAGCTCGTCTTCGCCGTTATAAAGACGGAGAGCAGCTTCCGTCCGGGCGTCGTTTCTTCCGCCGGCGCGATCGGACTGATGCAGCTCATGCCGGATACCGCGCGCAAGGTCGCGGCGCACAGCGGCGGCAAGCTTTCCGAAGACGCCGACCTGTACGATCCGGAAACGAATATTGCGTTCGGCTGTATGCTGTTGCGCTGGATGTACGACGAATTCGGCAATATGGACACCGCGCTCGCCGCGTATAACGCCGGCTGGGGCAACGTCAGAAAGTGGCTTCGGGACAAAGCGTATTCTGCCGACGGCATGACGCTGCACACGATACCGTTCAAAGAGACGGAAAACTTCGTCAAGCGCGTCAACGCCGCAACGGATAAATACAGAGAATTATATTACGGAGGATGA
- a CDS encoding aminopeptidase: protein MANEKTKGEKLKEKLLSAPKSAFEAASAAELKKAKAFAADYIGFLNAAKTEREAVVESVRIAEAAGFKPYAAGKKYKAGDRFYKINRDKAVMFAVKGKKPIADGVFFTIAHIDSPRLDLKQVPLYEDSELAFFKTHYYGGIKKYQWMTIPLSLHGVVVKKDGKKVTVRIGEEPGEPVFCITDILPHLGRDQMSKKVTEAFPAENLNVIIGSMPFADEKVGDKVKLNVMRLLNEKYGIVEDDFLSAELEIVPAVKASFVGFDESMIGSYGQDDRVCAYTALRAILEAKAPEHTLVCVLTDKEETGSDGNTGMQSDYVVNFVNELADAEGAPMYTVLANSKCLSADVNAAFDPNYPETMDRRNSAKLNYGVIITKYTGSGGKYGTSDASAEFLGYVRAFLDAGKVVWQTGNLGKVDGGGGGTIAKYIAERDVDTVDVGVPILSMHAPFELSSVNDVYMTYRAFAEFDRK, encoded by the coding sequence ATGGCAAACGAAAAAACCAAAGGCGAAAAACTCAAGGAAAAGCTGCTTTCCGCGCCGAAGAGCGCGTTTGAAGCCGCTTCCGCCGCCGAACTGAAAAAGGCGAAGGCGTTCGCCGCCGACTACATCGGCTTCCTGAACGCCGCGAAGACGGAGCGCGAAGCCGTCGTCGAGTCCGTGCGCATCGCCGAAGCCGCCGGCTTCAAGCCATACGCCGCGGGCAAAAAGTACAAGGCGGGGGACAGATTCTATAAGATCAACCGCGACAAGGCGGTCATGTTCGCCGTCAAGGGCAAAAAGCCGATCGCCGACGGCGTATTCTTCACCATCGCGCATATCGACTCGCCGCGCCTCGATCTCAAGCAGGTACCGCTTTACGAGGACAGTGAGCTCGCGTTCTTCAAGACTCACTATTACGGCGGTATAAAGAAGTATCAGTGGATGACCATTCCGCTTTCGCTTCACGGCGTCGTCGTCAAAAAGGACGGCAAAAAGGTCACCGTCCGCATCGGCGAAGAGCCCGGCGAGCCGGTCTTCTGCATCACCGACATCCTGCCGCACCTCGGCAGGGACCAGATGAGCAAAAAGGTCACCGAAGCGTTCCCGGCGGAAAACCTCAACGTCATTATCGGCAGTATGCCCTTCGCGGACGAAAAGGTCGGCGACAAGGTCAAGCTGAACGTCATGCGCCTGCTTAACGAGAAATACGGCATCGTGGAGGACGACTTCCTCTCCGCCGAGCTTGAGATCGTGCCCGCCGTCAAGGCGTCCTTCGTCGGCTTCGACGAGAGCATGATCGGCTCCTACGGCCAGGACGACCGCGTCTGCGCCTACACCGCGCTCCGCGCCATCCTCGAGGCGAAGGCGCCCGAGCATACGCTCGTCTGCGTCCTCACCGACAAGGAGGAGACGGGCAGCGACGGCAACACCGGTATGCAGAGCGACTACGTCGTCAACTTCGTCAACGAGCTGGCGGACGCCGAGGGCGCGCCGATGTATACCGTCCTCGCGAACTCCAAATGCCTCTCCGCCGACGTCAACGCGGCGTTCGACCCGAACTACCCCGAAACGATGGACAGACGCAATTCCGCGAAGCTGAACTACGGCGTCATCATCACGAAATACACCGGCAGCGGCGGCAAATACGGCACCTCCGACGCGTCCGCCGAATTCCTCGGCTACGTCCGCGCCTTCCTTGACGCGGGCAAGGTCGTCTGGCAGACCGGCAACCTCGGCAAGGTCGACGGCGGCGGCGGCGGAACCATCGCGAAGTACATCGCCGAGCGCGACGTCGATACTGTCGACGTCGGCGTTCCGATACTCTCGATGCACGCGCCGTTCGAGCTTTCCTCGGTCAACGACGTTTATATGACCTACCGCGCTTTCGCGGAGTTCGACAGGAAATAA
- a CDS encoding threonylcarbamoyl-AMP synthase → MKTTFFELSGDGRAEKINKAAEVIRAGGLVAFPTETVYGLGANGFDEKAVLSIFEAKGRPHDNPLIMHVADLDTAAQLGYLGEAFYKLAAAYWPGPLTIIVKKRPAVNDIVTCGLDSVAIRMPSNEYARELIAAAGVPIAAPSANRSGKPSPVTARHVLEDMDGRIDMILDGGACEVGVESTVVTVCGETPTVLRPGGITPEQIKEALGSVALDKAVTQMLPEGEKPLAPGMKYKHYSPDCRVVIVEGGGAVGYIKERLAEDERACALCFNGEETLFARAIPYGDEGDSLSLAHGVFNAMREADGAGISTLFVRRPPMDGVGIAVYNRLFRAAAGNVVKVDR, encoded by the coding sequence TTGAAAACGACGTTTTTTGAGCTGTCCGGAGACGGACGCGCCGAAAAAATAAATAAAGCCGCGGAGGTCATCCGCGCCGGCGGACTTGTCGCGTTCCCGACCGAGACGGTTTACGGCCTCGGCGCAAACGGCTTCGACGAAAAGGCAGTCCTCTCGATCTTCGAGGCGAAGGGGAGGCCGCACGATAATCCGCTTATCATGCACGTCGCCGATCTCGATACTGCCGCGCAGCTCGGATATCTGGGCGAAGCGTTCTATAAGCTCGCGGCGGCGTACTGGCCCGGTCCGTTGACAATCATCGTCAAAAAGCGTCCGGCGGTCAACGATATTGTCACCTGCGGGCTCGACAGCGTTGCGATACGCATGCCGTCGAACGAATACGCGCGCGAGCTGATCGCGGCGGCGGGAGTACCGATCGCGGCGCCCTCCGCGAACCGCTCCGGCAAGCCGAGCCCCGTCACGGCGCGGCACGTGCTGGAGGATATGGACGGCCGCATAGATATGATCCTCGACGGCGGCGCCTGCGAAGTCGGCGTCGAATCCACCGTCGTCACCGTCTGCGGCGAAACGCCGACGGTGCTGCGTCCGGGCGGCATAACGCCGGAGCAGATAAAGGAAGCGCTCGGCAGCGTCGCGCTCGACAAAGCGGTGACGCAGATGCTGCCCGAAGGCGAAAAACCACTCGCGCCGGGAATGAAATACAAGCATTATTCGCCCGACTGCCGCGTAGTAATCGTTGAGGGCGGCGGCGCGGTCGGATACATAAAGGAACGCCTCGCGGAAGACGAACGCGCCTGCGCGCTCTGCTTCAATGGGGAAGAAACGCTCTTCGCACGCGCGATACCATACGGCGACGAAGGCGACAGTCTTTCGCTCGCCCACGGCGTGTTCAACGCGATGCGCGAGGCGGATGGCGCGGGCATTTCCACGCTGTTCGTCAGGCGTCCGCCCATGGACGGCGTCGGGATCGCGGTATATAACCGCCTCTTCCGCGCCGCGGCGGGGAACGTGGTAAAAGTCGACCGATAA
- a CDS encoding helix-turn-helix transcriptional regulator — MNLKIGEKIKLLRQRDGRKQEDLANVLGVSPQAVSRWESNGGYPDLELIPAIANYFNISIDELFGCNKERQEKLDAILEKADKAINTISDMTETVIMLRSALKEFPSEPLIALKLGYLLTLLGWKECGVEVRSVKDSIYARIDSECNSQNTYWQEAVRMFERVLDARISPQDHEAAVNLLVTLYPIIGQTDKAKELALKQKSVIVSREALLTLVPNGEERDMYCGEALVAFLTEMCKAMLKQVGNKKTLFKNQIGVDSMIALANYCESVFSDGRCGILHIFLRDLYIYAALFQVRFCNDVDAGIEYFGKGFEHNKAYCAIPRDGEYRFTAPLVSKVAAPAKDFPLVRDSFWKEYFKIAPDELKNRISSDPRFAECFAE, encoded by the coding sequence ATGAACCTCAAGATCGGCGAAAAAATCAAACTGCTGCGCCAACGCGACGGAAGGAAGCAAGAGGATCTTGCGAACGTGCTCGGCGTTAGTCCTCAGGCTGTTTCGCGTTGGGAAAGCAACGGCGGATACCCGGACCTTGAATTGATACCGGCGATCGCGAATTACTTCAATATCAGTATCGACGAGCTTTTCGGTTGTAACAAGGAACGGCAGGAAAAACTCGACGCCATCCTTGAAAAAGCCGACAAAGCTATAAATACTATTAGCGATATGACCGAAACGGTGATAATGCTGCGCTCGGCGCTGAAGGAATTCCCGTCGGAGCCGTTGATCGCCTTGAAGCTCGGATATTTGCTTACTTTGCTTGGGTGGAAAGAATGCGGCGTAGAGGTGCGTTCCGTAAAGGATTCTATCTATGCGCGTATCGATTCGGAGTGTAACTCCCAAAACACCTATTGGCAAGAAGCGGTGCGTATGTTTGAAAGAGTGCTTGACGCCAGGATTTCGCCACAGGATCACGAAGCCGCCGTAAACCTTCTTGTTACGCTTTATCCTATTATCGGACAAACTGACAAAGCTAAAGAGCTGGCGTTGAAGCAGAAGTCGGTTATCGTAAGCCGCGAAGCGCTTTTGACTTTAGTACCAAATGGCGAAGAAAGGGATATGTATTGCGGCGAGGCTTTGGTTGCGTTCTTGACAGAGATGTGTAAAGCAATGCTCAAACAAGTAGGAAACAAAAAAACGTTGTTCAAGAATCAGATTGGCGTAGACAGTATGATAGCGCTCGCGAATTACTGTGAATCTGTATTCAGTGATGGCAGATGCGGTATACTGCATATTTTTCTGCGGGACTTATATATCTATGCCGCATTATTCCAGGTACGCTTCTGCAATGATGTTGACGCCGGGATTGAGTACTTCGGAAAAGGCTTTGAGCATAACAAAGCGTATTGTGCCATACCGCGCGATGGCGAATACCGATTTACGGCGCCGCTCGTGTCAAAGGTCGCTGCACCGGCAAAAGACTTTCCCTTGGTTCGGGATTCTTTCTGGAAAGAATACTTCAAAATCGCACCGGATGAGTTGAAAAACAGAATAAGCTCCGACCCGAGATTTGCAGAATGCTTTGCGGAGTAA
- the glmS gene encoding glutamine--fructose-6-phosphate transaminase (isomerizing), with translation MCGIVGFTGTEQAAPVLLEGLKKLEYRGYDSAGLAVINGGDIDAVRASGRLENLCALTENGAKVRGVCGVGHTRWATHGAPTEQNAHPHVSNDGRFAVVHNGIIENYAALREELIKKGYSFSSDTDTEVVAHLLEMYYNGDLKKTVMKTVARLEGSYALGIICSEYPDTLAAVRCASPLILGVGAGAGYFASDVTALICHTRTVIYLEDGEFALIKPDSLTVFDPAGREIAKKASRVTWSVEAAEKGGYEHFMLKEIMEQPNALRAAIEPRLKNGRVELEGLGLSDEWLRSMTGVVITACGSAYHAGCVGRDLMESLCRVPVRVEVASELRYRDPIIDERTLVIIISQSGETADTIAALRECKRLGAKTVGIVNVVDSTVAKTADAVLYTWAGPEIAVATTKGYTTQVAVLTMLAVYMADKLGRLDDKRRAELVRGIASLPERCPRAIDMNSRIERLARKYKDNASLFFIGRNLDYAVCLEASLKLKEISYIHSEAYAAGELKHGTIALIDEGRLVIALACRKELYEKTAGNIREVKARGARVLGVALEGDKRMLTEADDVIYIPRTDPMLLPVPETVPLQLFAYYVAKANGCDVDKPKNLAKSVTVE, from the coding sequence ATGTGCGGGATAGTCGGTTTTACGGGAACGGAGCAGGCGGCTCCGGTATTGTTGGAAGGGCTGAAAAAGCTTGAATACAGGGGCTACGACTCCGCGGGCCTCGCGGTCATAAACGGCGGGGATATAGACGCCGTCCGCGCTTCCGGGCGCCTCGAGAACCTCTGCGCGCTGACCGAAAACGGCGCGAAGGTCAGAGGCGTCTGCGGCGTCGGACACACGCGCTGGGCGACGCACGGCGCGCCGACGGAGCAGAACGCGCACCCGCACGTTTCGAACGACGGGCGCTTCGCCGTCGTGCATAACGGCATAATCGAGAACTACGCCGCGCTGCGCGAGGAGCTAATCAAAAAGGGCTACTCCTTCAGCAGCGACACCGACACGGAGGTCGTGGCGCACCTGCTCGAGATGTACTACAACGGCGACCTGAAAAAGACGGTGATGAAGACGGTCGCGCGGCTCGAGGGCTCCTACGCGCTCGGGATAATCTGCTCGGAGTATCCGGATACGCTTGCCGCGGTGCGCTGCGCGAGTCCGCTCATCCTCGGCGTCGGCGCGGGCGCGGGCTACTTCGCCTCCGACGTGACCGCGCTGATATGCCACACCCGCACCGTCATCTACCTCGAGGACGGCGAGTTCGCGCTCATCAAGCCGGATTCGCTCACCGTTTTCGACCCCGCGGGGCGCGAGATCGCGAAGAAGGCGTCGCGCGTTACCTGGTCTGTCGAGGCGGCGGAAAAGGGCGGCTACGAGCATTTTATGCTCAAGGAGATAATGGAGCAGCCGAACGCGCTCCGCGCGGCGATAGAGCCGCGGCTGAAAAACGGACGCGTCGAGCTTGAAGGGCTCGGGCTTTCCGACGAATGGCTGCGGAGCATGACCGGCGTAGTGATAACCGCCTGCGGCTCCGCCTACCACGCCGGCTGCGTCGGGCGCGATCTTATGGAATCGCTCTGCCGCGTTCCCGTGCGTGTCGAAGTCGCCAGCGAGCTGCGCTACCGCGATCCGATCATCGACGAACGCACCCTCGTGATCATCATATCGCAGTCGGGCGAAACGGCGGACACCATCGCCGCGCTCCGCGAATGCAAGCGCCTCGGCGCGAAGACCGTCGGCATAGTGAACGTCGTCGACAGCACGGTCGCGAAGACCGCGGACGCGGTGCTTTACACCTGGGCGGGTCCGGAGATCGCCGTCGCCACCACGAAGGGCTACACCACGCAGGTCGCGGTGCTGACGATGCTCGCGGTATATATGGCGGATAAGCTCGGCCGGCTCGACGATAAGCGCCGCGCCGAGCTCGTGCGCGGCATCGCGTCGCTTCCGGAACGCTGCCCGCGCGCGATAGACATGAACAGCCGTATAGAACGCCTCGCGCGCAAATACAAGGATAACGCCTCGCTCTTCTTCATCGGCAGAAACCTCGATTACGCCGTCTGCCTTGAAGCGTCGCTGAAGCTGAAAGAGATAAGCTACATCCACTCTGAAGCGTACGCCGCGGGCGAGCTGAAGCACGGCACCATCGCGCTTATCGACGAAGGGCGGCTCGTCATCGCCCTCGCCTGCAGGAAGGAACTCTACGAAAAGACCGCCGGCAACATACGCGAGGTGAAGGCGCGCGGCGCGCGCGTGCTCGGCGTCGCCCTTGAAGGCGATAAGCGTATGCTGACCGAAGCGGACGACGTGATATATATTCCGCGCACCGACCCGATGCTTCTGCCGGTGCCGGAGACCGTGCCGCTGCAGCTCTTCGCGTACTACGTCGCGAAGGCGAACGGCTGCGACGTCGACAAGCCGAAGAACCTCGCCAAATCCGTGACGGTCGAATGA